From the genome of Candidatus Eisenbacteria bacterium, one region includes:
- a CDS encoding RnfABCDGE type electron transport complex subunit D produces the protein MSSSPHVHSPEEVPGAMRAVVYALIPAALAGIWFFGINGVRVIALSMIGCAFFEWGWQRLLKKPSSVGDWSALVTGLLLAMNLPATTPSWMVLLGALVAIVLAKQIYGGLGYNPFNPALVARVFLLISFPVQLTNWALPGGASGWFTVDAATGATPLGAIKEAISLGTPLSELNLAPLTDLFIGNRSGSLGEVSVLFLALGGLYLVWRKIISWHIPASFILTVFVFTGIAHWASPERYAPPMFHVLTGGLWIGAVFMATDWVSSPVTKKGMLIFGFGCGLLTAVIRLWGGYPEGVSFAILLMNAAVPLIDRYTKPRVFGTRKTYEEAKAA, from the coding sequence ATGAGCAGCTCGCCTCACGTGCACTCCCCCGAAGAGGTGCCGGGGGCGATGCGCGCCGTGGTCTACGCTTTGATCCCGGCCGCCCTGGCGGGGATCTGGTTTTTCGGCATCAACGGGGTGCGCGTGATCGCCCTCTCGATGATCGGCTGCGCTTTTTTCGAGTGGGGATGGCAGCGGCTGCTGAAGAAACCGAGCTCCGTGGGCGACTGGAGCGCCCTGGTGACCGGCCTGCTCCTCGCCATGAACCTGCCCGCCACGACGCCTTCCTGGATGGTGCTGCTCGGCGCGCTCGTCGCCATCGTGCTGGCGAAGCAGATCTACGGCGGCCTGGGATACAATCCCTTCAATCCAGCGCTGGTGGCGCGGGTTTTCCTGCTGATCAGTTTCCCGGTGCAGCTCACCAACTGGGCGCTGCCGGGCGGCGCGAGCGGCTGGTTCACCGTGGACGCCGCGACGGGCGCGACCCCCCTCGGCGCGATCAAGGAGGCGATCTCCCTCGGCACGCCTCTCAGCGAACTGAACCTGGCGCCCCTCACGGATCTGTTCATCGGAAACCGCTCCGGAAGCCTCGGCGAGGTGAGCGTCCTCTTTCTCGCCCTCGGCGGGCTCTATCTCGTTTGGCGCAAGATCATCAGCTGGCACATCCCGGCCAGTTTCATCCTGACCGTTTTCGTCTTCACCGGGATCGCCCACTGGGCCTCGCCGGAACGTTACGCCCCCCCGATGTTCCACGTGCTGACCGGCGGCCTCTGGATCGGCGCGGTGTTCATGGCCACCGACTGGGTGTCGTCGCCGGTAACCAAGAAGGGGATGCTCATCTTCGGTTTCGGCTGCGGCCTGCTGACGGCCGTCATCCGCCTCTGGGGCGGTTACCCGGAGGGGGTGAGTTTCGCCATCCTGCTGATGAACGCGGCGGTTCCGCTGATCGACCGATACACCAAGCCGCGTGTCTTCGGGA